The Anopheles maculipalpis chromosome 3RL, idAnoMacuDA_375_x, whole genome shotgun sequence genomic sequence ATGTGAAAATGTGCTTGAGTTACTCGCAGTACACAATAAACTAAGTCACTTACAGCTATTGCAGTATTCGATAAGAAGTAAGGTTAGTAAGAACACAATGTAAATCACTTACCATTCTTGGGACACCGCATCACACAGCTACATAATTCTCGTATTCTTTCGCTTTTCCGTTCCACGCAACAGGTGTCGCCTCATATTCAgcagcttttcttttatttccgtTTTGCTTGGGAACTATctcctttttgtttcatttacaaTCCAGCAATTTAGCCAGAAGACGCTTCTTCTACCAGCAGTCCACCAACACAACAGGATATCgataatatttttacaacACCGTTCCGTTGCTGcaattagtagtagtagtagtagttgtaatAGCGTATGCGCGAACATGCTCTGttatgttgttgctggtgtaacacgttttgtgtttaaacGCCTGTTTGCCTTCCTGCTTCTCTCCAGCTTTATACAATATAATTTCAGTTTTCTCTTTGCTCTAGTATAAAATATCACATTACAACAGAATTAGAGGAGAATGgggagggaaaacaaaaccaaggcAAAGCAATAAACTCTAAAAAGGGGTGTGATTAAATAAGATGTTTGTGTTCGTatgagtgtgttttgtttgttgcatgcTAGAAAACACATCCTATCCTACGCATCGTAATAACGGAAATACGACGCCATCGTACAGCACTACTACACCACACGTCCAAAACTGGCAATGGAAACTTTATCACTCCACTATACAATGGATACTGAAACGTTTGTGTTAAAGCAGGGCGAAAAATTATGTGCGATACTACTACACGCTACCACCGCTGCTACTGTTACTGCGCGCAAACAGTGGATCGTCGCGATCGATCGGTGGTGGCGATGTGAGCACTTCCACATTTTTCGTCGGTCCTTGCGTCAGATAGCCGGCCGTTGTGTTTGGTGCACCTGCCAAAAAAGATACGACAGAAAGAAATTATATGTACGTGTTGGCGAAACTTCCCGTTCGCTGTATCCTTACCCATTAGATATCCGCGCACATCGGTATCGGTGATGAAGAGATCGTGCTTCTGATCACGGTATTCTGCCCAGATCGGGTACTGGTTGAGCAGATGCGTCACCCGATCACCGTACGTGAGGTTTGAGCTCATCGCTTTCAGTGCGGCAACAATCTGCGCCTTTACCATGGCCGGATTGTTTGCCAGCACGAGCCGACTGTCAAGCAGTGCGACCAGGTAAGGAATTAATTGACACTCTAGTGATTGACGTATCAGTGAGTCCTGTGGTACGATGAAAAGTAGACAAGCGTTAATTTATCCGCTCAAGTGATAATTTTTCGGTCGTCGGGCATACGTACATGTTGACATTTGAACAATCGACTCAACGTTTCGCAGGCAGTCGCCGTCAGATCGCGATGGTGTTCCATGCAAGACTTCAACGAAGGTATACATTCCGTCTGAGAGATGGCGCTGACACAAATCTGCATTGAGAAAAGTGGCCACGGTTAATAAGCGTATGATTATTTCATTCCCCCACACGAAACCCTTACCTCCGAAAGGGAAAGCTGATGCAATACTGTGAGGGCACTCTTTGGCTGAACGGAAAGCTGGCGGAAAAACTTCGGTATGTGCCCCAGCACCGGTACTGTGTCGGCTAGATTCGGCTGAGCGTTCAGCAGCAGTACCAATGCCGTCGTTGCCAGATCCAACACATCCGCATCCATGCCGCTGCGGCTGATACTGTCCACAATGAAATCGAGCAAATCGGCCAGAAAttgtttcggtttgcgcaGCGTCCAGCCCGGATTCGACACGTACAGTCGCAGATATACACCCGACACCACCAGCTCGTTCGAAAGCAACTCGGGCAGTATCTCTGGATCACGCCACGCTACCTTAGGATTACGTTTTTGCTGCACGTGGAAACTGTCCGCCATATCACGCACCGCATCGGATACACAGGCACGGATCTCGTCGTTCCATATTAGCTCCGGATGTTCATGTGTTGATTCGTACATCTGTACCGCCACCGAGGTGGAATCGATCATCGCGTCCAGAAAAACGAGCGGCACATACTTGCACATTGTGATGCGCACCTTCGGACCGCTTAGCTTGTCCGCATTCATCTTTGCCAGCAGTTCCGCACACTGTTCCCGAATAGCCGGATTGTTCGAATTGCAAAACAGATCCAGCAGATAGATAACGGCACCTTTCATGTGCGCTTCTTTAATCATTTTCGGCACGTTTAGCAGTCCGGACAGTGTTTCCAGGACGCGCGGTTGATGTTCACGCAGATCCGGATCCTTTAGCACGATTAGGTAACGACCAACGATCTCGCAGGCTGCAATTTCCGTAACGCACTCCTTGTTTCGTGACACCAGACAGACAACCTCGAGGGCGAGCGTTTTGATGGTACGATTGTCTTGTCCCCATTCGTTCGTCGACAGTAACCCGAACAGCATCTCAAAATACCCTATGCATTGGATTTCTACGTTCGTGTTCGATTTGATTACCGAAATGAGGGCTTGCAGGGCCATTAGCAGGTGCTTTATGGCGTGCGGATTATTGGCGAAATGATACCGTTGGGAGGAACCCGATTCCATACTACCGGCTAAGCATTCCAGTTGATTGCGTTGCTTCGAACGAGCATATTCGCTTAGCACCGCACTGATATCACTGTTACCGGGAGTAGTTGCTGGTGATTGGATGCCAACCGATCGCTTTGATGCAGGCGGTTGTGCTACCATCGGTTTCCAGGCTTTCGTTGGGACCAATATTCCACCCGTTGTTGGTAAAGGTGGATTGGCACTTGGGCTTGGGGCAACTGGTGCACCGTGCAGATGGTTGTAGCCTTGCTTGAGAAATTCCAACAAATCAATAACGAAACTCTTGGGGTTCGTGATCGTGTACGTAGGCATTTCGTTATAGACACGGATGAAAATTCCACCAATCTTAAGCTCGTCTCTGTAAAgtaaaaaaggaattaaataaatgtattCACGATTTTCGAGTGCGCCGAAATATTCGTCCCCCGCATAGCACAGCTCAGCATTTTCCCACAACTTACCGGTGTGCATCGTACGAGAAACTTTTCACAAGCTCACTGATTTCCGACACATCTTCGTACTGTTCTTTTGCCGCAACCGTACGCTGATGCTCGAGAAAGTCTGTCAACTGAGCCCGGGTTCCATTGTCCCAGATGAGATACGGATTGCGCGTATTCGAGTTCAACATCTTCAGCACGTTCTTCTCACTGTCTGTTACCATCTTGCCAGCCACGTACGGTGTGAGCAACTGATCCAGTATGTGCTTCACTACCCCATTGGCCGGTGGCTGAACATTACTGATTTTGTActtcttgttctgcagacctTTTTCACACTCAACCAGCTGTTCGGTCTCTTCCCCGGCTACAACAACGGCCGAAtcattgcttttcttttcctgcagTACCTTATCAATGTTGGCTACCGATTGTATCAAGCTCGAGttgttttgtattaaattCGATGCATTCTGCGAATAGGTTTGGCTCGCTTGCCGTGTCGCAACAGTGAGCGGTGAATCACTGCGCAAAATCGTAggactactgctgctactgtttgTCTTTAGACCGGTAGTTGCCCTCAGTACGGCTGCCTTTGGATCATCCACCAGTGTCATGCTGTAGCCGGCCAGCGCAACACAGGCCAGCAGCGACAGTTTGGCAAGATTATTTGCAACCTGTtgggtgtttgatttttcctccGACGTTACGCCACTTTCATCCAGCGTAAAATCATAATCGAACAAGAACAGCATCAACGACCAAAGCACACCGTTGCGCACGAGATTACATTGCAGCTCAACGTTGTTTACCGCCAAACTCGTCACCAGACTAACCGATAGCGAATGTTTAAAGTAAACGACCCGGCACACATCTGCAATCAGCTGCGGCAACTCGAGAATCTTCTTCCGACAGCTGTCAAAGCAGCAGGCCACATCGAAACAGCGCGTTATGTTCGATATCACCTCGTAATGCAGTGAGTCACGCTTCGAATCGACACCCATAATAGAGACGCAGCGTGAGTAAGCATCCAGCAACGCTTCGATGCCCTCTTCGCGCCGCAGTTCCTCCGCATTGAGCGCAGAACAGTGGACCGTGTGATAGCACAGCTCCGATGCGGCACTGAGCAATGGTACCGTTTTGGAGAACAGCTGATCGTCCTTCGTTTCCAACCGTATTGTCTTGATGAGCTGTGGATAGCCAGCGTATTTGTATGGCCGAAGCTCTTCTGAGTAGCGCTCGAACAGAATCGACTGCGTGCGAAGAATTAGCACAATATTGCTCGGATTCGGTCCATCGGTGTTGAGTGCGTTTCGGGAGCACAGGAACTCGTAGGCACGGTTAACACGCTCGAATACTTcctgtttttaataaaaacaaatttaaaataatttaatagttGATTAAACGGTTCATTATAATTATCAGAGTTAGACACTGGGCTGAATCGATTAACTCGTTCAAAATCTCTCATGGCCCGCGGCCTAgagatgtgaaaaataaaaattccggTTCTCAAGAgggtttgtaaaattttttcGCTATGAAATCGCTTTTTAAGATCCTAAACCATACACAAGCTACCTACACGGGACATCGGAGAAAAAGCTGAAATGAAGGAACGAGTCGGCTTCGGCGCAATGTCTATTCTATTAAAGAACTGTTAATAAAAccatttaatatttatatatCTCTTACCCTTCCGTTCGGATTTTTGTCCGGATGGTATATCTGCGCCAGCCGGTAATAAGCTTTCCGTATGGCCGATTCCTCTGGGTGACGATTTTTGCTGACATCAAAGTCCAGATCAAGGTACGCCTGTTGTACGGTCATTTCGGACGGTTTCTTTTCAACCTCCTTACGCCACGCATCCAACGTATGTTTCAGCAATTGTACCTTGAATcgaacaaaagaaacaatcatTAAGATCAATTTCGAGACGAATAATCTCATGCTTACCGGATCAGGTATGGGCCAGTTGGGGAACTTCGCCGTATCGCACAGATGCCGCAGATAGAAGATATGGCAGAACAGTTCATTCTCCAGCTGCGGATAGCTAATCACCGGAATTGCCAAGTACGGATACCGAGCCATCGTGTGCCCCTTCAGCTTCGGTGTAAAGTCCGCTATATGGGCCGAAATCTTTTCAATCAACATGCGCCTCATTTCCGAACTCCAGATCACTTCGGGTGTATCAAATTCGCCCAGGAACGTTTCTGCAAACTTTTCCGCACTATGATTCTCTAGGAAGCAGATCATCGCTTCCGGCAGTAGCTGTCCCAGTATGCTTCGATGCATAATGCCCGACTGTGAGTTAGCCTCCTCGCTGCGGAACGCTTGTTTCATGTGTGTCATCTTCAAGAAGCGTGCAATCGGGAGAATGTTGCTCCCGGTGTACATAAGCATGAAATAGAACACTCCGGTCAGGTACACCTTCGACATTTCCGGATTATCCTCCATGATCTGGCACAGCAAGGTTGCTACACGCTCCAACAGACCCGGGTCGTGCGTTAGACATACCTGCACTATGTGCGGCAGACAGATAAATTCGGACAGCTTGCGGGACAAGCGTGGCCCCGGTATAAGGACCGCTTCACCGTCCCGTGCACGACTTGGGAAAAAGCTAGTGCATTTGTTGAGGATATCGAGCACGTGTTGTGCTAGCTCGGTTTCATTGAACAGTGGTGTGCCTTTTGCCATTAGGCACCACTTTAGCTGAGGTATTTGTTGCAACGAACGCCATCCATCCATACCGACCGCCCAGCATCGTGTTCGAGGCGTTAGCACGCCTTTCGACCAGAGCTCTTTTACCTCGGAGAACGTAACCGGCCCACAACGTTCCGGCTTTTCATTTTCACGCTCCACATTGTAGTACCAGTCTTTCTCCTCGTGCAGTTTCATGTTCGGGCCGGCCTCGATGACGTTCGTTTTGGTGTTTAACGTTGCGCGCCCTTTGTGCAGGTGGGCTAGTGTGATCAGATCGACCAGATAGTTGACGTGATCAGTCAGCGGACGACAGTTGGATTTGTGCAGTACTAGGTTCTTTATTAGAATGATCAAAGCGTCACGTAGCGCTGGAGAAAGACactgaaatgggaaaaaagaaggtttAAGGGTAAACATTTGGCGAATCCTTAGCTTTGCAGCATCCTACCCTATCTAACATTTGCAGTATATACGGCATATCACTAAAGTAACCAATCTCCTCGTAGTACCGTTTGTACACTTTGGCAAGCGCTTGCAACGATGTTACCGTAAGATGATCATCATTCAACCGATTCCGGCACAGCACTCTTCGATACAATGCGTTGAACAGCTCAATgctacataaaaataaacaataacaacagaaATTATTAGGGACCATAAAAAACGCGATCCTCATTCGCAAACACTTACGGATTTTTTACCAAATTCTGGGGCCAATCGTCCCGCTCTAGCAGCAACCGAATGTAATAATCTCCAATCTTAATCTCGTCCGCCAAACACTGATACTGCACCTCAAACTCATCATAGTTCCACGCCACCAGCATACCACCGGCCAGATCCTTGTCGGCCGTAAACTGTCGCAGCTCATTCTCCAGTGCTGATCGCAACTCCTCCCGCGTCTTATGATTCCAGATCAAGTTCGGCATCGCATGTGTCTTTCCAAACTGATAGAAAAACAGTGGCAAATTAACCACCTGCTCGCCGacctttttcttctgccttCGATTGCGCAACACGATCGGACGATTCTTTTGcgtttgttgcaatttttccTGCCGCACGTCAAGCAAATTCATGCCCCAATGCTTAATGCCCTCCAGATGCTTCTCGATTAAGTAGTTTAGGCGCTGTTTGCTGGTGTTGTTTGCGCCTGCATGCTGTACCGCTAGCTTGAGGTTGTCGCGAAAGTTTAGCTTATCCTCCTCGATGTCTTCCTTCGGGACGGGGTCTTCGCTTTCTAGGAATGATAGCAATCCGGCGGGGAAAATTCGTTTCAGCAGATTCATCGCATCATCACTGTCCGTTATCCACAGTCCAACCAAATGTCTCGACAGCTGCCGATGGGTAATCATCGTGGAATCGTTTGCGGGTGTGTATAGTGCCACCAGCAAATGCCGGCATAGGGCTGCCTCGTCCAGCGCGAGTGTTTGCATCTGGGTAGAAATGGCCGTATCGCCCTCTTCAATTAAGGCACGCATAACCAACCCACTACCCTTTACAATTGCCAGCGAAGGATGCTGGAACAGTTTGTACAACGTTCGGCCTCGCGATGCAACCATTTCGAGCAGCAGATCGAACTGCTTCCCATCGGTCGTTTCGCTGTACGGGACGCATAAGGCAAAGGTCAGGAAGTCCAACATTGCCGATAGGACGAGCGCACCACTGCCAAGGTTCACGTGTTTGCTCCACATATCAAGCAGCTGCTCGAGAAAAGCTTTCGTGTGCAGCAGGGACGATTTGTTTAGCTGCTCCTGCTTCAGATCGTGGTCCGAGTGCATGAGCGAGTTGATCATATCGATGGCAGCATACGTAACGGCCAGATCGTTGCGCTTGAGGGCATGTACAACCTTTAACCCGATTGCTTCCCGAAATCCGGGGAGATTCGTAAAGGCAGCAAAGCCCACCTTACTTGCCAGGAGTCGACGCAGCACGTGAAACGATGCTTCCAGCTCAACGTTGTTAAGCTGGGCATTATCTTCCTTGCTGCCAATTAATGCCTGCAGTGCACCCGTTATCAGTCGCTCCTTACTTTCGGCAAACAGACTCTACAAATAGGAAACAGATTGTTCAAATTTAATTAGGAATTCGTCATCAATTAACAcgtactcaaaaaaaaaaacaaaagagaaatgCCTTAAGAAATTTGTAtaaaatcagctcaagaagaGATGATAACACGTCACCGAATTGAaatacttaaactaaaaaaaaaattaagaaaacacGTACTCCCGCATCATTCTACTTACGTCTTGCGTTACACTGTAGTTCAGTCCACTGTACGGAATGTTCGCATTGAAGCGTTCCATCACGTCAATTCGCTTCACCGGATACTGATAGTTGCTGATGATGTATCGCAACAGATTCGCTTCCGTCTCTTCGTCCACGCTTACCGTCAGCGGGCCAACGCGTTTACCACGCGGTGTGTTCGAAATGCGCACATGCACATCCTGATTGCCGCACGATCGTACCGCATCCAGCAGCGTAGCGAGTAACGAATCACGATCGTTCGTAATGTACGACCGTACCAGTCCATTTTTATATTCGATCGCAAACTTTTGTATATTGTCCGCGTGCCGCACGAGCGCGTAAATATTGTCCAGCGGCCGTAACGTACAGATGCTGTACGTTTGCGGATCACGCTCGAGCAGGGTCGTATCGGTGAGGCACAGAATGCGTCGCATCGGTTCCGAATGGCGTGGCGTGATCTTCTGCACGGTAAACTCCGACAGGGACGTTTGATGCTGATCACCACTGTACGCACCGAACCGTTGCTGCTCGAACTGTTCGAGCGAGATTTGTTTCTTCAGCACCTTGATGTCGATGCCGAGATACTGTTGCGCGTTCTGTACGATCATTTGCACAATTTCGTGATTGTTTTCGACTCGAAACAGATGCAACCGGCTGTGCCCACCGTACGCTAATACGATCCCGTTCGGGTAATCCTGTATGCCGATGATTCCATCGATGTCTTTGTAGTTGTAGCTGGCCAGCACCGTGCTGGTGGTGGGATCAAGTTGATCCAGCGAACCGGGCGTTACTTCCAGCACTGTCGGTAGCGTCGTTCCGGACCAATGGTGTTTGTAGGCATTGTATTTCTAAAACGAAAAGAATTCGGGTAAGAATTTAGGTATTTAGTATGGTTTTTTTAGGGAAATAAtttggcaaaagaaaaaaaaacaaaaaattggacacaatatgaaaacaaattacaacgaaaataaacatatttacaCTACCTTTGTTCTAGCCAAAATAATCCTGTGTACAACTGTCCTAAACCTTCAACATATctgtacaaaaaaattaatttatagcCGTCTCTAACGTGAATTTATACACAACGCCCAATATTCCAATTTCCCACACTACTTCAACGctagtccaaaaaaaaagaagaaagaaaacacacacccacacaacgGACGCTCGGCCagaaagtaaaagaaacgTGGAGACGGTTAGAGCACACTCACTTTTAGCACCGTGCAGCACGGCAAACATGGCAGAACCGGTGGTGTCAGCGGTAGAAATGTTGCGACAATTGCCTTTAACCACCACGTCCACTCAACGCTCTTGCTGCCACCGCCGGTCTGTTCGCCGGAGGCTGCCGGAGTGTTGATGGTGGAATGCAATGAAGCTGACGATGGGAAAGAAGATGACGAATAGAACGACTCGACAGGATTTTCTACCTCATcctgcaaacaacaacagaaagtGGCAAACAATGAACAATGGTGCGCAGCGCGTTGTCAAAACAGGGGGGATCGTGAAAGGATGTTGAAagattgtaaagaaaaaaaggaatattttttgttttttttttttactcttccgCTCGCATATATCATTATAGGGGAAGCAACTTTCTTAGGACGAAAACCTCTGCTATTTGGTAATAGAGTTTGCATTCAAAAGGGTTACTACAATACGAAGGACAACAGTTAAGTGGACGTTGGATTTGGCTCCATTGCATTGCATATTACCCCAATATTAAATGGGTTGCCCGTGCTTTGCCGTGCTGAGAGGAGCACACAAGAAGATGATCAGATGAACCCCCACTTGTGTGTTAGAAAAAGACCGATGTGGTGTTGGTTTTAGTTTCTAGTAAAGTACAATGTTGTGTTAAAAACAAGTCCTAGCGtctaaataaacaaacgaaaaaaggtGTTCTTCTGCTGATTTTAAGTTGTTCTACTGTTATTTTCCCAGGCGAAATGTggttaagatttctaagaagtagaggtaaatgtttaaaacaataaaaccatGAACAAGTTCTCCCAAAGTGAATTCTTGTACCAACACAAATTGAACACGTACAAACACTGACCAACAAACATAAGTAAGAAAGACATCAACCACATGTatgcacataaacacacatttacacacaaaaaaaaacctaggcCTGAAGTGGTTAATCATACATTAA encodes the following:
- the LOC126561259 gene encoding dnaJ homolog subfamily C member 13, whose amino-acid sequence is MANATENGIDLECFLVTKHSWKGKYKRILSIGSTGVATYNPDKFDVTNRWPYGEVISVLPNRSGNTAYEFVLNLRKDKKIDTIKLSSENRNEILTSLLKYHKEFAEKPKQTLDEVENPVESFYSSSSFPSSASLHSTINTPAASGEQTGGGSKSVEWTWWLKAIVATFLPLTPPVLPCLPCCTVLKKYNAYKHHWSGTTLPTVLEVTPGSLDQLDPTTSTVLASYNYKDIDGIIGIQDYPNGIVLAYGGHSRLHLFRVENNHEIVQMIVQNAQQYLGIDIKVLKKQISLEQFEQQRFGAYSGDQHQTSLSEFTVQKITPRHSEPMRRILCLTDTTLLERDPQTYSICTLRPLDNIYALVRHADNIQKFAIEYKNGLVRSYITNDRDSLLATLLDAVRSCGNQDVHVRISNTPRGKRVGPLTVSVDEETEANLLRYIISNYQYPVKRIDVMERFNANIPYSGLNYSVTQDSLFAESKERLITGALQALIGSKEDNAQLNNVELEASFHVLRRLLASKVGFAAFTNLPGFREAIGLKVVHALKRNDLAVTYAAIDMINSLMHSDHDLKQEQLNKSSLLHTKAFLEQLLDMWSKHVNLGSGALVLSAMLDFLTFALCVPYSETTDGKQFDLLLEMVASRGRTLYKLFQHPSLAIVKGSGLVMRALIEEGDTAISTQMQTLALDEAALCRHLLVALYTPANDSTMITHRQLSRHLVGLWITDSDDAMNLLKRIFPAGLLSFLESEDPVPKEDIEEDKLNFRDNLKLAVQHAGANNTSKQRLNYLIEKHLEGIKHWGMNLLDVRQEKLQQTQKNRPIVLRNRRQKKKVGEQVVNLPLFFYQFGKTHAMPNLIWNHKTREELRSALENELRQFTADKDLAGGMLVAWNYDEFEVQYQCLADEIKIGDYYIRLLLERDDWPQNLVKNPIELFNALYRRVLCRNRLNDDHLTVTSLQALAKVYKRYYEEIGYFSDMPYILQMLDRCLSPALRDALIILIKNLVLHKSNCRPLTDHVNYLVDLITLAHLHKGRATLNTKTNVIEAGPNMKLHEEKDWYYNVERENEKPERCGPVTFSEVKELWSKGVLTPRTRCWAVGMDGWRSLQQIPQLKWCLMAKGTPLFNETELAQHVLDILNKCTSFFPSRARDGEAVLIPGPRLSRKLSEFICLPHIVQVCLTHDPGLLERVATLLCQIMEDNPEMSKVYLTGVFYFMLMYTGSNILPIARFLKMTHMKQAFRSEEANSQSGIMHRSILGQLLPEAMICFLENHSAEKFAETFLGEFDTPEVIWSSEMRRMLIEKISAHIADFTPKLKGHTMARYPYLAIPVISYPQLENELFCHIFYLRHLCDTAKFPNWPIPDPVQLLKHTLDAWRKEVEKKPSEMTVQQAYLDLDFDVSKNRHPEESAIRKAYYRLAQIYHPDKNPNGREVFERVNRAYEFLCSRNALNTDGPNPSNIVLILRTQSILFERYSEELRPYKYAGYPQLIKTIRLETKDDQLFSKTVPLLSAASELCYHTVHCSALNAEELRREEGIEALLDAYSRCVSIMGVDSKRDSLHYEVISNITRCFDVACCFDSCRKKILELPQLIADVCRVVYFKHSLSVSLVTSLAVNNVELQCNLVRNGVLWSLMLFLFDYDFTLDESGVTSEEKSNTQQVANNLAKLSLLACVALAGYSMTLVDDPKAAVLRATTGLKTNSSSSSPTILRSDSPLTVATRQASQTYSQNASNLIQNNSSLIQSVANIDKVLQEKKSNDSAVVVAGEETEQLVECEKGLQNKKYKISNVQPPANGVVKHILDQLLTPYVAGKMVTDSEKNVLKMLNSNTRNPYLIWDNGTRAQLTDFLEHQRTVAAKEQYEDVSEISELVKSFSYDAHRDELKIGGIFIRVYNEMPTYTITNPKSFVIDLLEFLKQGYNHLHGAPVAPSPSANPPLPTTGGILVPTKAWKPMVAQPPASKRSVGIQSPATTPGNSDISAVLSEYARSKQRNQLECLAGSMESGSSQRYHFANNPHAIKHLLMALQALISVIKSNTNVEIQCIGYFEMLFGLLSTNEWGQDNRTIKTLALEVVCLVSRNKECVTEIAACEIVGRYLIVLKDPDLREHQPRVLETLSGLLNVPKMIKEAHMKGAVIYLLDLFCNSNNPAIREQCAELLAKMNADKLSGPKVRITMCKYVPLVFLDAMIDSTSVAVQMYESTHEHPELIWNDEIRACVSDAVRDMADSFHVQQKRNPKVAWRDPEILPELLSNELVVSGVYLRLYVSNPGWTLRKPKQFLADLLDFIVDSISRSGMDADVLDLATTALVLLLNAQPNLADTVPVLGHIPKFFRQLSVQPKSALTVLHQLSLSEICVSAISQTECIPSLKSCMEHHRDLTATACETLSRLFKCQHDSLIRQSLECQLIPYLVALLDSRLVLANNPAMVKAQIVAALKAMSSNLTYGDRVTHLLNQYPIWAEYRDQKHDLFITDTDVRGYLMGAPNTTAGYLTQGPTKNVEVLTSPPPIDRDDPLFARSNSSSGGSV